In the genome of Gloeotrichia echinulata CP02, one region contains:
- a CDS encoding DedA family protein yields the protein MLEWITNTINSLGYWGIALLMFLENLFPPIPSELIMPLAGFTASPDLPGGAKLNIIGVFIAGVLGSVLGALIWYYPGKLLGEQRLKDLADKHGKWLAISSRDIAKAKRWFDTQGNKAVFIGRLVPGIRTLISVPAGISNMHLLPFLFYTTLGSAAWVGLLTYSGYFLGSKYEVVDEYLAPVSKIVLGGLVLAFAVWVFRRRRKQTRK from the coding sequence ATGCTCGAATGGATAACTAATACAATCAACTCCTTGGGTTATTGGGGAATCGCTCTACTGATGTTCCTAGAGAACCTCTTTCCCCCCATCCCCTCAGAATTAATTATGCCATTGGCAGGATTTACGGCCAGTCCCGATCTCCCTGGAGGGGCAAAACTCAATATCATTGGCGTGTTTATCGCCGGGGTGTTGGGTTCTGTATTGGGCGCACTGATCTGGTATTACCCAGGTAAGTTATTAGGTGAACAACGCTTAAAAGATTTGGCTGATAAGCACGGGAAATGGTTAGCCATATCCAGCAGAGATATCGCCAAAGCCAAACGTTGGTTTGACACTCAAGGTAATAAAGCAGTGTTTATTGGTAGGCTTGTACCGGGAATCCGGACTTTGATTTCCGTTCCCGCAGGCATTAGCAATATGCACTTGCTACCCTTTTTATTTTACACAACCCTGGGTAGCGCCGCCTGGGTAGGTTTGCTAACATACTCAGGATATTTCTTGGGTAGTAAGTATGAAGTTGTGGACGAGTACCTTGCTCCTGTATCCAAAATTGTTCTTGGGGGCTTGGTTCTGGCATTTGCTGTTTGGGTATTCCGGCGTCGGCGCAAACAGACCAGAAAATGA